The following nucleotide sequence is from Mytilus edulis chromosome 13, xbMytEdul2.2, whole genome shotgun sequence.
ATCAACTCTCTTTCTGGCAACCGATAGTAACCATACTGAAACTGTcaatttgttgttgaataaagCTGCTAATGCTGATCtatgtaacaaaaaacaaatatctcCGCTCCACATGGGTTGTCTGAATGAAAACATGGAAATAGTTAAGTTGCTTTTAAACTCAAAGTGTAACATAGACATTCGGAATGATTATAATCAAACACCACTCTTCTTTGCATCGTTTGTTGGCCACAAAGAAATAGTtgaatttctattaaaaaataagTGTAATGTCAATATTAACAGTAAAAACAACAACACACCGTTACATGCTGCATGCTTCTTTGACAATTGTGATGTTGTGCAATTATTGCTGAATTTTAAATGTGATCCCAACATTTCTTCTGTATATAATGAATCTCCTCTTTTTGTTGCTTGTCTACGAAACAGCGTTTTATCAACAGAACTGCTATTAGAAAAGGGGTGCAATCCTAATGTATATACACAAGTTGATGGAAAAGTTAATCCTTGGGGTGCACTAAGAAGTGTTTCTACACTAAGTGACATAAGtcgaaatgacaaaaaaacaacagatgcGTGCATTTCTTTTGGAGTCTGTAGAATGTTATGAACATTTTTGTGCAGAACGTGCCATGTCGTTAGgggtctttatttttttatttttgaaaggaCCCCCCAGTAAACCAAATTCATGTTTTGATATGACTCCAATTTTTGTAACGACATCAATTGGCGCTATTGATATTGTTGAATTGTTGTTGAAGCACAATGCTCATCCCTGTTTAGGAAATGGTTTCAATGAAACTCCAATATTTGCTGCAGCTGAAAGAGGACTCGTAGAAATTGTAAAATTGCTTTTAAGATTTAAGGCTGATCCAAATTTGTGTAACAATTTTAATGTTTGTCCAATGCAGCGGGCAACTGTGAACGGATTTTTGGAAGTTGTTAATGTGTTAGTAACTAATGGAGCGAATCCGAACCATTACGATTATTATACTGAGCCTCCGATGATAATTGCTACACGTCGATTCTtttatgaaattgtccaaatacTGCTGGAAAACAATGGGGATCCAAACATTACCAACTTTGAAGGCAAAACCTGTTTGCATGTTGCATCAGAAAATGGAGATCTAGAGATGGTTAAAATATTGCTAGAAAATCATGCGGATCCAAACGTTATTGATAATAATTCAATATCACCTCTGTGTGTAGCTTCCAAAAGTgtacatttcaatttatttgatatttatctAGCAAGACATGGATATCTAGATGACGATCAAATATTGTACTCAGACCAACTGGCACTTCAAAAACAGTGCACTGAACTCGTTAATGTATTGTTAATCTATGAAGCTGATCCTTTAAGCGTTATTGAATCTGGTTttaatattatatagaatatCAAACCTCATCGTTGTCctaataattcaaattttatatattaatgagtTTCATATTGATCTTGAATCTGTATAAATTTTATGACTCTTTTATAACTTCGGTTATGTTctttattgagtattttgtaaatgggttgaaaaatcaaaatgtatGATGCCATGTCacatatgcatgtatatatattaaataactttAGAGTGGTCTCTAAAATGAAATGGTAGTTTATGGATACTAAACATTTTAGACTGGTATATTTTTGCAAGAATATGAAGAACAAAATATCAGATAGattatttcattttacatattaACATCCAAAATGACGATATACATTTGAAAGGATTTAAAAAGCTACAATTCCATGATCATTTTTATACACAGACGATTTGTTGTTGTGAACattttatgaatattatattACTGATTTTATCAATTGAGATATATAAGGATTTGTCATGTTCCGGTGATTGTTTGTACATGCACATTAGCAGATGAATACTGTGTAAACACTCAACAGATctcatttcaattgaaaaatgtgtttttatttatgttcacTGCAAAAGTTGTCTGTTTT
It contains:
- the LOC139500234 gene encoding ankyrin repeat and SOCS box protein 2-like, with amino-acid sequence MTPIFVTTSIGAIDIVELLLKHNAHPCLGNGFNETPIFAAAERGLVEIVKLLLRFKADPNLCNNFNVCPMQRATVNGFLEVVNVLVTNGANPNHYDYYTEPPMIIATRRFFYEIVQILLENNGDPNITNFEGKTCLHVASENGDLEMVKILLENHADPNVIDNNSISPLCVASKSVHFNLFDIYLARHGYLDDDQILYSDQLALQKQCTELVNVLLIYEADPLSVIESGFNII